A window of Castanea sativa cultivar Marrone di Chiusa Pesio chromosome 1, ASM4071231v1 contains these coding sequences:
- the LOC142621524 gene encoding uncharacterized protein LOC142621524 — MASKRKNKNMQRFNDEQIKLLEIMFKEESRPESRIKQKLANELGLHPRQVATWFQNRRARLKTKQIEREYSLLKASYDTLASNFESLKRENQLLLHQLQKLKNMLDKQHGKNGKSSDSNSVKGDSTSESKEKPSILSDSVNHNINMFIGDANCEDAECTEEETGMLNIAKPIEGSLTSSEDWCSFLDQSSGNSQWWELQF, encoded by the exons ATGGCAAGTAAGAGGAAGAACAAGAACATGCAAAGATTCAATGATGAACAAATCAAGTTGCTGGAAATTATGTTCAAGGAAGAGTCAAGGCCAGAGTCTCGGATAAAACAGAAGCTAGCTAATGAGCTTGGACTACATCCTCGCCAGGTTGCTACTTGGTTCCAAAATAGAAGGGCCAGATTGAAGACTAAGCAGATTGAACGAGAGTACAGCTTATTAAAAGCTAGTTATGACACTCTAGCTTCAAACTTCGAGTCGCTAAAAAGAGAGAATCAGTTATTACTCCATCAG TTGCAGAAACTAAAAAATATGCTGGATAAGCAACATGGAAAAAATGGAAAGAGTAGTGACAGCAACTCAGTGAAAGGAGATTCTACTTCTGAATCAAAAGAGAAGCCCAGCATTCTATCAGATAGTGTCAACCATAACATCAACATGTTTATAGGTGATGCAAATTGTGAAGATGCTGAGTGTACTGAGGAAGAAACCGGCATGCTGAACATAGCAAAACCAATAGAGGGTTCCTTAACATCATCAGAAGATTGGTGCAGTTTTCTTGACCAGTCAAGTGGTAATTCACAATGGTGGGAGTTACAGTTTTGA
- the LOC142621525 gene encoding mediator of RNA polymerase II transcription subunit 10b-like, with amino-acid sequence MDSSQSAVTAGTGGGGNGMMISQTNDTAATPAVDDPKQNLNHVINSIQKTLGLLHQLYLTVSSFNAASQLPLLHRLNSLVTELDNMVKLAEKCNIQIPMEVLNLIDDGKNPDEFTRDVINSCIAKNQITKGKTDAFKGLRKHLLEELEQTFPNEVESYREIRAASAAESKRLAQAQSMLPNGDMKVKPEL; translated from the exons ATGGATTCATCACAGAGTGCAGTAACAGCAGGGACTGGTGGTGGTGGCAATGGGATGATGATCTCTCAAACCAATGATACGGCAGCTACACCTGCTGTGGACGATCCAAAGCAAAACCTGAACCATGTCATCAACTCTATTCAGAAAACTTTGGGCCTTCTTCACCAGCTCTACCTTACTGTCTCTTCCTTCAATGCTGCCTCTCAGCTTCCTCTTCTCCATCGCCT CAATTCTCTTGTAACGGAGCTTGACAACATGGTTAAATTAGCTGAGAAGTGCAACATTCAAATTCCTATGGAAGTGCTAAA ttTGATTGATGATGGAAAGAATCCAGATGAATTCACAAGGGATGTCATAAACAGCTGTATTGCCAAGAATCAGATCACCAAAGGCAAAACTGATGCCTTTAAG gGTTTACGCAAACATCTTCTGGAAGAACTTGAACAAACATTTCCTAATGAAGTTGAATCTTATAGAGAGATACGTGCAGCCTCTGCCGCT GAATCAAAGCGGCTTGCACAGGCACAAAGCATGTTACCAAATGGAGATATGAAGGTCAAACCCGAGCTTTAG